A part of Myxococcus landrumus genomic DNA contains:
- a CDS encoding family 2 encapsulin nanocompartment cargo protein terpene cyclase: protein MAKAQDKHPFVLPEFYVPWPARLNPHLEAARVHSKAWARELGIIGVPKDGSAPEIWSEAKFDAMDYALLCAYTHPEAPSPELDLITDWYVWVFYFDDHFLEIYKRPQDRKGSKEYLDRLPMFMPVDLSTPMPPPTNPVEAGLADLWLRTVPTKSEAWRRRFFESTKALLDESTWELDNISEKRVSNPIEYIEMRRKVGGAPWSADLVEHAVFAEVPDRIAASRPMRVLKDSFADAVHLRNDLFSYEREILEEGELSNGVLVFERFLDVKPQAAANLVNDLLTSRLQQFENTVITELPSLFVEHAITPAEQAQVLVYIRGLQDWQSGGHEWHIRSSRYQKPASAGPELGTPQGGGVLRLPTTPGALGLNRMKYFAHVPFAPVGHLPVPQFYMPYSTTPSPHLDAARRNSKAWARKMGMLDALPGLPGIYIWDDHRFDVADVALCGALIHPEASGAELDLSSSWLVWGTYADDYFPAFYGCTRDMAGAKVFNARLTAFMPDDPASSTAVPTNPVERGLADLWARTAVNITPTMRSVFRKAIQDMTESWLWELANQTQNRIPDPVDYVEMRRRTFGSDLTMSLSRLSHVDTLPLEVFHTRPIRALENSAADYACLVNDVFSYQKELEFEGELNNGVLVAQRFLNLDAASAVQVVNDLMTARMEQFQHIIKLEIPSLVRNFNLSSQAQQRLQTYIQRLQNWMAGVLKWHQTVDRYKEFELKASRRKLLPALHGPTGLGTSAARIATLFGGLRSP from the coding sequence ATGGCCAAGGCTCAAGACAAGCATCCTTTTGTATTGCCAGAGTTCTACGTCCCCTGGCCGGCCCGGCTGAATCCCCACCTCGAAGCGGCACGTGTCCATTCCAAGGCGTGGGCGCGAGAGCTGGGCATCATCGGCGTTCCGAAGGACGGCAGCGCTCCCGAAATCTGGAGCGAGGCCAAGTTCGACGCGATGGACTACGCGCTCTTGTGCGCCTACACCCATCCGGAGGCGCCGAGCCCGGAGCTGGACCTCATCACCGACTGGTACGTCTGGGTCTTCTACTTCGACGACCACTTCCTCGAAATCTACAAGCGGCCGCAGGACCGCAAGGGCTCCAAGGAGTACCTGGACCGGCTGCCCATGTTCATGCCGGTGGACCTGAGCACGCCCATGCCGCCGCCCACCAACCCCGTCGAGGCGGGGCTGGCGGACCTGTGGCTGCGCACGGTGCCCACCAAGTCCGAGGCCTGGCGGCGGCGCTTCTTCGAGAGCACCAAGGCCCTCCTGGACGAGTCCACGTGGGAGCTGGACAACATCAGCGAGAAGCGCGTCTCCAACCCCATCGAGTACATCGAGATGCGCCGCAAGGTGGGCGGAGCCCCCTGGTCCGCGGACCTGGTGGAGCACGCCGTCTTCGCGGAGGTCCCCGACCGCATCGCCGCCAGCCGGCCCATGCGAGTCCTGAAGGACTCCTTCGCGGACGCGGTCCACCTGCGCAACGACCTCTTCTCCTACGAGCGCGAGATTCTGGAGGAGGGAGAGCTCTCCAACGGCGTGTTGGTGTTCGAGCGCTTCCTGGACGTGAAGCCGCAGGCCGCGGCGAACCTGGTCAATGACCTGCTCACCTCCCGGCTCCAGCAGTTCGAGAACACCGTCATCACGGAGCTGCCGTCGCTCTTCGTGGAGCACGCCATCACCCCCGCGGAGCAGGCGCAGGTGCTCGTGTACATCCGCGGCCTCCAGGACTGGCAGTCCGGCGGCCACGAGTGGCACATCCGCTCCAGTCGCTACCAGAAGCCCGCCTCGGCGGGGCCGGAGCTGGGCACGCCGCAAGGCGGAGGCGTGCTGCGCCTGCCGACGACGCCCGGGGCCCTGGGCCTCAACCGGATGAAGTACTTCGCGCACGTCCCGTTCGCACCCGTGGGCCACCTGCCCGTTCCGCAGTTCTACATGCCGTACTCCACCACCCCCAGCCCTCACCTGGACGCCGCGCGGCGCAACTCCAAGGCGTGGGCTCGCAAGATGGGGATGCTGGACGCGCTGCCCGGCCTGCCCGGCATCTACATCTGGGATGACCACCGCTTCGACGTGGCCGACGTGGCCCTGTGCGGCGCGCTGATCCACCCGGAGGCCTCCGGCGCGGAGCTGGACCTGTCGTCCTCCTGGCTGGTGTGGGGCACCTACGCGGACGACTACTTCCCGGCCTTCTATGGCTGCACGCGGGACATGGCCGGGGCCAAGGTGTTCAACGCCCGGCTGACGGCCTTCATGCCGGACGACCCCGCCAGCAGCACGGCGGTGCCCACCAACCCGGTGGAGCGGGGCCTCGCCGACCTGTGGGCGCGCACCGCGGTCAACATCACCCCCACCATGCGCTCCGTCTTCCGCAAGGCCATCCAGGACATGACGGAGAGCTGGCTGTGGGAGCTGGCCAATCAGACGCAGAACCGCATCCCGGACCCGGTGGACTACGTGGAGATGCGCCGCAGGACGTTCGGCTCGGACCTCACCATGAGCCTGTCACGGCTGTCTCACGTCGACACCCTCCCCCTGGAGGTCTTCCACACGCGCCCCATCCGCGCGCTGGAGAACTCGGCGGCGGACTACGCGTGCCTCGTCAACGACGTCTTCTCCTATCAAAAGGAGCTCGAGTTCGAGGGCGAGCTCAACAACGGCGTCCTCGTCGCCCAGCGCTTCCTGAACCTCGACGCGGCGAGCGCCGTGCAGGTCGTCAATGACTTGATGACGGCCCGGATGGAGCAGTTCCAGCACATCATCAAGCTGGAGATTCCCTCGCTGGTGCGCAACTTCAACCTGAGCTCCCAGGCCCAGCAGCGACTCCAGACGTACATCCAGCGGCTGCAGAACTGGATGGCGGGCGTCCTGAAGTGGCACCAGACGGTGGACCGCTACAAGGAGTTCGAGCTGAAGGCCAGCCGCCGCAAGCTCCTGCCCGCACTGCACGGCCCCACGGGGCTGGGCACCTCCGCGGCGCGCATCGCCACGCTGTTCGGCGGACTGCGTTCGCCCTGA
- a CDS encoding GNAT family N-acetyltransferase, whose product MRNSGEAPGRFEVLGESGFVASDDAARIDMDVVHGYLTRSYWSAGISRATVERACRHSLVLGVYSAEGAQVGFARVITDRATFAYLCDVFILESHRGKGLSKWLMEVLLAHPDLQGLRRFSLVTKDAHGLYAQYGFTPLKNPGGYMERHDPDVYRRT is encoded by the coding sequence ATGCGCAACAGCGGTGAAGCACCCGGTCGCTTCGAGGTGCTGGGTGAGAGCGGATTTGTCGCCTCGGATGACGCGGCCCGTATCGACATGGACGTCGTCCATGGATACCTGACGCGCTCGTATTGGAGCGCGGGCATCTCCCGGGCGACGGTGGAGCGGGCGTGCCGCCACTCATTGGTCCTGGGCGTGTACTCAGCCGAGGGGGCTCAGGTGGGCTTCGCGCGTGTCATCACGGACCGGGCGACGTTCGCGTACCTCTGTGATGTGTTCATCCTGGAGTCACATCGGGGGAAGGGGCTGAGCAAGTGGCTGATGGAGGTCCTCCTGGCCCATCCAGACCTCCAGGGGCTGCGGCGCTTCTCGCTCGTCACCAAGGATGCCCATGGGCTGTATGCGCAATATGGATTCACGCCGCTGAAGAACCCAGGGGGCTACATGGAGCGACATGACCCGGACGTCTATCGACGGACGTGA
- a CDS encoding DUF4082 domain-containing protein, giving the protein MTPPKSRPAWVTRRPRVQVLALLAAVLLALPTAAQSQTTYTLFSPTATPAVPSVTNDFDAVELGVKFRSDVDGDILGIRFYKGTGNTGTHVGSLWSAVGQRLAFATFTSETASGWQEVSFATPVRITANTTYVASYHAPVGGYGFTSGGLTAAVDAPPLHSLPGIPDGNGVFSYGAAGTFPLTSFANANYWVDVVFRPAAPVTLWPPTATPAVPSVTNDSAAVELGLKFKASVSGNVLGVRFYKGAANTGTHVGSLWSVNGQRLASATFTSETASGWQEVLFTTPIPIPANTTHVVSYHAPVGAYAFDNGGLATGQDAPPLFALPGSTSGGNGVFSYGAAGTFPINSFGNSNYWVDVIFQATGALPPTQPPGNTFRLFAPTDVPANPTANESAAVELGVKFRADVDGRIKGVRFYKGSGNGGTHVGNLWSATGQPLATATFTNETAVGWQEVTFTSPVDITAGTTYVASYFAPQGGYSYTNGGLASGVNAPPLRALPGTTSGGNGVYTYGASSTFPNSSHQDTNYWVDVVFETLGPPPRPGVHGAGPVLVATAPGNPFTDYLREILEAEGIATYATTDAGNLGVSVSLNDYKVLVLGEQALGANQVTLITNWVNAGGSLIALRPGSNLESLLGLNPSQGTLSNGYLLVNASQAPGTGITAETMQYHGPADQRTLTTGTRAVATLYSNATTATAYAAISQRTVGSGTATAFMYDLARSIVLTRQGNPAWQGQNRDGSSIGPKARASDMFYGNASFDPQPDWVNLGKVQIPQADEQQRLLANLLHQTSSIPLPRLWYFPRSHKAVVVMTGDGHPGGGTPQRLNQYLADSPTGCSLDDWECIRGTVYDYVGGLTATQANGYVAQGFEYALHINTGCADYTPFTLDPNFFTPQLASFAQTFPAIPAPVTNRTHCIAFSDWATQPKVSRLHGIRMDTNYYYWPDDWVQDRPGLFTGSGLAMRFADVDGTPLDVYQLATQMTDESGQSYPLHIDTLLANALGPKGYYGAFTANMHVDQHPSPGSTAIIASAKRDGVPVITAKQLLEWLDAREATQVSALGYTGTALTFTVTSPARNLSLMVPTRTASGLTLSSVTRAGAPVTTVTRTIKGVGFVFIDGAQAGTYTATYQ; this is encoded by the coding sequence ATGACACCCCCGAAGTCACGACCCGCCTGGGTCACGCGACGTCCGCGTGTCCAGGTGCTCGCCTTGCTCGCGGCCGTCTTGCTGGCCCTGCCCACCGCCGCGCAATCCCAAACGACATACACCCTCTTCTCCCCCACGGCCACACCCGCGGTCCCCTCCGTCACGAATGACTTCGACGCCGTGGAGCTCGGCGTGAAGTTCCGGTCCGACGTCGACGGAGACATCCTGGGCATCCGCTTCTACAAGGGCACCGGCAACACCGGCACCCACGTGGGCAGCCTGTGGAGCGCCGTGGGCCAGCGGCTGGCCTTCGCCACCTTCACCAGCGAGACGGCCTCTGGCTGGCAGGAGGTGTCGTTCGCCACGCCCGTGCGCATCACCGCCAACACGACGTACGTCGCCTCGTACCACGCCCCCGTGGGAGGCTATGGCTTCACCAGCGGCGGCTTGACGGCCGCGGTGGACGCGCCCCCGCTGCACTCGCTGCCGGGGATTCCCGACGGCAACGGCGTCTTCAGCTACGGCGCCGCCGGCACCTTTCCCCTCACCAGCTTCGCCAACGCCAACTACTGGGTGGACGTGGTCTTCCGTCCCGCCGCGCCGGTGACGCTGTGGCCGCCCACCGCCACGCCCGCCGTGCCCTCCGTGACGAATGACTCCGCGGCCGTGGAGCTGGGCTTGAAGTTCAAGGCCAGCGTGAGCGGCAACGTGCTGGGCGTGCGCTTCTACAAGGGCGCCGCCAACACGGGCACCCACGTGGGCAGCCTGTGGAGCGTCAACGGGCAGCGGCTGGCCTCCGCGACCTTCACCAGCGAGACGGCCTCCGGCTGGCAGGAGGTCCTCTTCACCACGCCCATCCCCATCCCCGCCAATACGACGCACGTCGTCTCGTACCACGCGCCCGTGGGCGCCTATGCCTTCGACAACGGGGGGCTGGCCACCGGGCAGGACGCGCCCCCGCTCTTCGCGCTGCCGGGCAGCACCAGCGGCGGCAACGGCGTCTTCAGCTACGGCGCCGCGGGGACGTTCCCCATCAACAGCTTCGGCAACTCGAACTACTGGGTGGACGTCATCTTCCAGGCCACCGGCGCGCTGCCTCCGACGCAGCCTCCGGGCAACACCTTCCGCCTCTTCGCCCCCACCGACGTGCCGGCCAACCCCACCGCGAACGAGAGCGCCGCCGTGGAGCTGGGCGTGAAGTTCCGCGCGGACGTCGACGGCCGCATCAAGGGCGTGCGCTTCTACAAGGGCAGCGGCAATGGCGGCACCCACGTGGGCAACTTGTGGAGTGCCACCGGCCAGCCCCTGGCCACGGCGACGTTCACCAACGAGACGGCCGTCGGCTGGCAGGAGGTGACCTTCACGTCTCCCGTCGACATCACCGCGGGCACCACCTACGTGGCGTCGTACTTCGCGCCGCAGGGCGGCTATTCCTATACCAATGGCGGACTGGCCAGCGGCGTGAATGCCCCGCCGCTTCGCGCCCTGCCCGGCACCACCAGCGGCGGCAACGGCGTCTATACGTACGGCGCCTCGTCCACCTTCCCCAACAGCAGCCACCAGGACACCAACTACTGGGTGGACGTCGTCTTCGAGACGCTGGGCCCGCCGCCCCGCCCCGGCGTCCATGGCGCCGGCCCCGTGCTCGTGGCCACCGCGCCGGGCAATCCCTTCACCGACTACCTGCGCGAAATCCTGGAGGCGGAGGGCATCGCCACCTACGCCACCACCGACGCGGGCAACCTGGGCGTCAGCGTGTCGCTCAATGACTACAAGGTGCTGGTGCTGGGTGAGCAGGCGCTCGGGGCCAACCAGGTGACGCTCATCACGAACTGGGTCAACGCGGGCGGCAGCCTCATCGCCCTGCGCCCCGGGTCCAACCTGGAGTCCCTGCTGGGCCTCAATCCCTCCCAGGGCACGCTCTCCAACGGCTATCTGCTGGTCAATGCCTCACAAGCGCCGGGCACGGGCATCACCGCGGAGACGATGCAGTACCACGGCCCCGCCGACCAGCGCACCCTGACCACTGGCACTCGCGCCGTGGCCACGCTCTACTCCAACGCCACCACCGCGACGGCCTACGCCGCCATCAGCCAGCGCACCGTGGGCAGCGGCACCGCCACCGCGTTCATGTATGACCTGGCCCGCTCCATCGTCCTCACCCGCCAGGGCAACCCGGCCTGGCAGGGACAGAACCGGGATGGCTCCAGCATCGGCCCGAAGGCGCGCGCCAGCGACATGTTCTACGGCAACGCGTCCTTCGACCCGCAGCCGGACTGGGTGAACCTGGGCAAGGTCCAGATTCCCCAGGCGGACGAGCAGCAGCGCCTCCTGGCCAACCTGCTCCACCAGACGAGCAGCATCCCGCTGCCCCGGCTCTGGTACTTCCCGCGCTCGCACAAGGCCGTGGTGGTGATGACGGGCGATGGCCATCCTGGCGGCGGCACCCCGCAGCGCCTGAATCAATACCTGGCCGACAGCCCCACGGGCTGCAGCCTGGATGATTGGGAGTGCATCCGAGGCACCGTCTACGACTACGTGGGCGGGCTGACGGCCACCCAGGCCAACGGCTACGTGGCCCAGGGCTTCGAGTACGCGCTGCACATCAACACGGGCTGCGCGGACTACACGCCCTTCACGCTGGACCCCAACTTCTTCACGCCGCAGCTCGCGAGCTTCGCGCAGACCTTCCCCGCCATCCCCGCGCCCGTCACCAACCGCACGCACTGCATCGCGTTCAGCGACTGGGCCACGCAGCCCAAGGTGTCGCGCCTGCACGGCATCCGCATGGACACGAACTACTACTACTGGCCCGATGACTGGGTGCAGGACCGCCCGGGCCTCTTCACGGGCTCCGGCCTGGCCATGCGCTTCGCGGACGTGGACGGCACGCCGCTGGACGTCTACCAGCTCGCCACGCAGATGACGGACGAGTCCGGCCAGTCGTATCCGCTGCACATCGACACGCTGCTCGCCAACGCGCTGGGCCCCAAGGGCTACTACGGCGCCTTCACCGCCAACATGCACGTCGACCAGCACCCGTCTCCGGGCTCGACCGCCATCATCGCCTCCGCGAAGCGCGACGGCGTGCCGGTCATCACCGCGAAGCAGTTGCTCGAGTGGCTCGACGCTCGCGAGGCCACGCAGGTGTCCGCCCTGGGCTACACCGGCACGGCCCTCACCTTCACCGTGACGAGCCCCGCGCGCAACCTGTCCCTCATGGTGCCCACGCGCACCGCCTCGGGCCTCACCCTGTCGTCCGTCACCCGCGCGGGTGCGCCCGTCACCACCGTGACGCGCACCATCAAGGGCGTGGGCTTCGTCTTCATCGACGGCGCCCAGGCAGGCACCTACACGGCCACCTACCAGTAA
- a CDS encoding L-serine ammonia-lyase — protein sequence MAVSVFDLFKIGIGPSSSHTVGPMRAARTFVQRLAEHGHLEKLTRLKVELFGSLGATGKGHGSDKAVVLGLRGDTPEGVDVECIPAVVATWRSEGRISVLGQRDITFKDGEHLVMHRRRTLPYHPNGMRFSAFGADGAELETRVYYSVGGGFVVDESATTGQDPLRVDATPLPFPFQSAATLLELCEKERMPFSALMMANEKTWRSEQDIRAGLLRIWDVMQACVRRGCSSSGILPGGLKVERRASAMYQRLLSRPEAGLTNPLTVLDWVNLYALAVNEENAAGGRVVTAPTNGAAGIIPAVLHYYWRFCPGANDDGVVRFLLTAGAIGVLYKENASISGAEVGCQGEVGSACSMAAGALAEVLGGTPLQVENAAEIAMEHNLGLTCDPIGGLVQVPCIERNAMASVKAINAARMALSGDGRHFVSLDKVIRTMRDTGRDMKDKYKETARGGLAVNVLEVANLSVGLPEC from the coding sequence ATGGCTGTCAGCGTTTTCGACCTCTTCAAGATTGGTATCGGTCCCTCGAGCTCCCACACGGTGGGGCCCATGCGCGCCGCGCGCACGTTCGTGCAGCGGCTGGCGGAGCATGGTCACCTGGAGAAGCTCACCCGGCTGAAGGTCGAGCTCTTCGGCTCGCTCGGCGCGACGGGCAAGGGCCACGGCAGCGACAAGGCCGTGGTGCTCGGGTTGCGCGGCGACACGCCCGAAGGCGTGGACGTCGAGTGCATCCCCGCCGTCGTCGCGACGTGGCGCTCCGAGGGCCGCATCAGCGTGCTCGGCCAGCGCGACATCACCTTCAAGGACGGCGAGCACCTGGTGATGCACCGCCGCCGCACCCTGCCCTACCACCCGAACGGCATGCGCTTCTCCGCCTTCGGCGCGGACGGCGCGGAGCTGGAGACCCGCGTCTACTACTCCGTGGGCGGAGGCTTCGTCGTGGACGAGTCCGCGACCACCGGCCAGGACCCGCTGCGCGTGGACGCCACGCCCCTGCCCTTCCCCTTCCAGTCCGCGGCGACGCTGCTGGAGCTGTGTGAGAAGGAGCGGATGCCCTTCAGCGCCCTCATGATGGCGAACGAGAAGACCTGGCGCTCGGAGCAGGACATCCGCGCGGGCCTCCTGCGCATCTGGGACGTCATGCAGGCCTGCGTGCGCCGAGGCTGCTCCTCCAGCGGAATCCTCCCCGGCGGCCTCAAGGTGGAGCGCCGCGCGTCCGCCATGTACCAGCGGCTGCTCAGCCGCCCGGAGGCCGGCCTCACCAACCCGCTCACCGTGCTGGATTGGGTCAACCTCTACGCGCTCGCCGTCAACGAGGAGAACGCCGCCGGAGGCCGCGTCGTCACCGCGCCCACCAACGGCGCCGCCGGCATCATCCCCGCGGTGCTGCACTACTACTGGCGCTTCTGCCCGGGTGCGAACGACGACGGCGTGGTGCGCTTCCTCCTCACCGCGGGCGCCATCGGCGTGCTGTACAAGGAGAACGCCTCCATCAGCGGCGCCGAGGTCGGCTGCCAGGGCGAGGTGGGAAGCGCCTGCTCCATGGCCGCGGGCGCGCTCGCCGAGGTGCTCGGTGGCACCCCGCTCCAGGTGGAGAACGCGGCGGAAATCGCCATGGAGCACAACCTGGGCCTCACCTGCGACCCCATTGGCGGACTGGTGCAGGTGCCCTGCATCGAGCGCAACGCCATGGCCTCCGTGAAGGCCATCAACGCCGCCCGCATGGCGCTCTCCGGCGACGGACGCCACTTCGTCAGCCTGGACAAGGTCATCCGGACCATGCGCGACACCGGCCGCGACATGAAAGACAAGTACAAGGAGACCGCGCGCGGCGGGCTCGCCGTCAACGTGCTCGAGGTCGCCAACCTCAGCGTCGGCCTGCCCGAGTGCTGA
- a CDS encoding SRPBCC family protein has product MLKKILVGLAAVILILVGVIATRPSEFSISRTATLPAPIDVVFAQVNDFHQWPAWSPWGKLDPNMKSTYTGAESGTGAVNSWTGNDQVGEGRMTIEESRPNEFVRIKLEFIKPFTVTNTSTFAFKAAQGGTEVTWTMSGHNNFVSKAFSLVMDMDKMIGKDFETGFANLKPVVEAEATKRAEAVRLAEEKAAAEKAAAEKAAAEKLAAEQAAAGIQPAVAQPTP; this is encoded by the coding sequence ATGCTCAAGAAGATTCTCGTCGGCCTGGCCGCCGTCATCCTCATCCTCGTCGGCGTCATCGCCACGCGCCCCTCGGAGTTCAGCATCAGCCGCACCGCGACGCTGCCGGCGCCCATCGACGTCGTCTTCGCGCAGGTGAATGACTTTCACCAGTGGCCGGCCTGGTCCCCCTGGGGGAAGTTGGACCCGAACATGAAGTCGACGTACACGGGCGCGGAGTCGGGCACCGGCGCCGTCAACTCCTGGACCGGCAACGACCAGGTGGGCGAGGGCCGGATGACCATCGAGGAGAGCCGTCCGAACGAGTTCGTCCGCATCAAGCTGGAGTTCATCAAGCCCTTCACCGTGACGAACACCTCCACCTTCGCCTTCAAGGCCGCGCAGGGCGGCACCGAGGTGACGTGGACCATGAGCGGCCACAACAACTTCGTCAGCAAGGCGTTCTCGCTGGTGATGGACATGGACAAGATGATTGGCAAGGACTTCGAGACGGGCTTCGCCAACCTGAAGCCGGTGGTCGAGGCCGAGGCGACGAAGCGCGCCGAGGCCGTGCGCCTGGCCGAGGAGAAGGCCGCCGCGGAGAAGGCCGCTGCCGAGAAGGCCGCCGCGGAGAAGCTCGCCGCCGAGCAGGCCGCCGCGGGCATCCAGCCGGCCGTCGCGCAGCCCACGCCGTGA
- a CDS encoding DUF2380 domain-containing protein, which translates to MTGSLNGIEETFTKTVDRIQAHKEWLANEEVVTRHVEHSSAQVTWLRGTLESATTLSEVASEAGDSDMEMGVLRMTGPRLQAAMFGTLLLATWVDFLQLADASIRHCPMCSAEKLSADLRQVQAWMAPTLRDLQSLDPERVERAATAMPALMGLLTQAFARLREDTRAVMKLGGKVVPAAQMLERMTLLSPLELSLPRMPPAAPATPGEEGLVMSPSGVMRGSRIVVSAEWVKRMRGLVQAGVLSLPAVSSAVRIHGGQVMRQDLPKDVRDALGDGLEARTMHMTDKAEAGLSGAPKHPVLPKEHREGFDPEAIL; encoded by the coding sequence GTGACGGGCTCGCTGAATGGGATTGAAGAGACGTTCACGAAAACGGTGGACCGGATTCAAGCCCACAAGGAGTGGCTCGCCAACGAGGAGGTGGTCACCCGCCATGTCGAACACAGCTCCGCGCAGGTGACGTGGCTTCGAGGCACGCTCGAGAGCGCGACCACCTTGTCGGAAGTGGCCTCCGAGGCGGGGGACTCGGACATGGAGATGGGAGTGCTTCGCATGACAGGGCCCAGGCTCCAGGCCGCCATGTTCGGGACGCTGCTCCTGGCCACCTGGGTGGACTTCCTCCAGCTCGCGGACGCCTCGATTCGTCACTGTCCCATGTGCAGCGCCGAGAAGCTGTCCGCCGACCTGCGCCAGGTCCAGGCCTGGATGGCGCCCACGTTGAGGGACCTCCAGTCCTTGGACCCGGAGCGGGTCGAGCGGGCCGCAACCGCGATGCCCGCCCTGATGGGCCTGCTGACCCAGGCGTTCGCCAGACTGCGCGAGGACACCCGGGCCGTGATGAAGCTCGGGGGCAAGGTCGTCCCGGCGGCCCAGATGCTGGAGAGGATGACGCTGCTCTCCCCGCTGGAGCTATCGCTTCCACGGATGCCCCCCGCCGCGCCCGCGACGCCCGGCGAGGAGGGTCTGGTCATGAGCCCCAGCGGCGTCATGAGAGGCTCACGCATCGTCGTCTCCGCCGAATGGGTGAAGCGGATGCGAGGGCTCGTGCAGGCAGGGGTCCTCTCCCTGCCCGCGGTCAGCTCCGCCGTCCGCATCCACGGCGGACAGGTGATGCGCCAGGACCTGCCCAAGGACGTGAGGGACGCGCTGGGAGACGGTCTCGAGGCGCGAACCATGCACATGACGGACAAGGCGGAAGCGGGCCTGTCCGGGGCCCCGAAGCACCCGGTCCTTCCGAAAGAGCACCGCGAGGGGTTCGACCCAGAGGCGATTCTCTGA
- a CDS encoding family 2B encapsulin nanocompartment shell protein, producing MANSMKPDNAAEHSQLSLGTAAARQLATTTKSVPQMQGISSRWLIKLLPWVQVSGGVYRVNRRLTYSVGDGRVTFSTTGAKVQVIPQELCELPLLRGFDDVDALQALANRFEQKEFKAGAVITEKGKEADSIVLIAHGKVNQIGAGKYGDETVLGVLADGDHYSYQALLESQDYWQFTAKAVTPCTVLVLQQSAFEAVVDQSPSLKKHIEQFKARAKKKQDTSGQAAIELASGHSGEPTLPGTYVDYETSPREYELSVAQTVLQVHSRVADLFNEPMNQTEQQLRLTVEALKERKEHELINNRDFGLLHNADLKQRIHTRSGPPTPDDMDELLSTVWKDPSFFLAHPRAIAAFGQECNRRGIYPTSVELNGNMVPAWRGIPIFPCNKIPVSDSRTSSILLMRAGEKNQGVVGLHQAGIPDEIEPSLSVRFMGINEKAIINYLVSAYFSAAVLVPDALGILESVELGRSE from the coding sequence ATGGCGAACTCGATGAAGCCGGACAACGCAGCGGAACACTCTCAGTTGAGCCTTGGTACGGCGGCGGCGCGCCAGCTGGCGACGACGACCAAGTCCGTGCCGCAGATGCAGGGTATCTCCTCGCGGTGGCTCATCAAGCTGCTGCCGTGGGTGCAGGTGTCCGGCGGCGTGTACCGCGTCAACCGTCGCCTGACCTACTCGGTGGGCGACGGCCGGGTGACGTTCTCCACCACGGGCGCCAAGGTCCAGGTCATCCCGCAGGAGCTGTGTGAGCTGCCGCTCCTGCGCGGGTTCGACGACGTGGACGCCCTCCAGGCCCTGGCGAACCGCTTCGAGCAGAAGGAGTTCAAGGCCGGCGCCGTCATCACCGAGAAGGGCAAGGAGGCCGACAGCATCGTCCTCATCGCCCACGGCAAGGTGAACCAGATTGGCGCCGGCAAGTACGGCGACGAGACGGTGCTGGGCGTGCTCGCCGACGGCGACCACTACAGCTACCAGGCGCTGCTGGAGTCGCAGGACTACTGGCAGTTCACGGCCAAGGCCGTCACGCCCTGCACGGTGCTGGTGCTCCAGCAGAGCGCGTTCGAGGCGGTGGTGGACCAGTCGCCGTCGCTCAAGAAGCACATCGAGCAGTTCAAGGCGCGCGCGAAGAAGAAGCAGGACACCTCCGGCCAGGCCGCCATCGAGCTGGCGTCCGGCCACTCGGGTGAGCCGACGCTGCCCGGCACGTACGTGGACTACGAGACGTCCCCGCGCGAGTACGAGCTGAGCGTCGCGCAGACGGTGCTCCAGGTCCACAGCCGCGTCGCGGACCTGTTCAACGAGCCCATGAACCAGACGGAGCAGCAGCTGCGCCTGACGGTGGAGGCGCTCAAGGAGCGCAAGGAGCACGAGCTCATCAACAACCGCGACTTCGGCCTGCTGCACAACGCGGACCTGAAGCAGCGCATCCACACGCGCTCGGGCCCGCCGACGCCGGATGACATGGACGAGCTGCTCTCCACGGTGTGGAAGGACCCGTCCTTCTTCCTGGCCCACCCGCGCGCCATCGCCGCGTTCGGCCAGGAGTGCAACCGCCGGGGCATCTACCCCACGAGCGTGGAGCTCAACGGCAACATGGTTCCCGCCTGGCGCGGCATCCCCATCTTCCCGTGCAACAAGATTCCCGTCTCCGACTCGCGCACCAGCTCCATCCTGCTGATGCGCGCGGGTGAGAAGAACCAGGGCGTCGTCGGTCTGCACCAGGCCGGCATCCCCGACGAAATCGAGCCCAGCCTCTCCGTGCGCTTCATGGGCATCAACGAGAAGGCCATCATCAACTACCTGGTCAGCGCCTACTTCTCCGCCGCCGTCCTCGTGCCGGACGCGCTCGGCATCCTGGAGAGCGTGGAGCTGGGTCGCTCGGAGTAA